The sequence TTCTTTAcactttacattaaaaaaaaaaaaaagccttgggtgaaatttcaggctTTATctaaaatgcacaatttttatgGGCGATTGCTCAACTTTTGAATGTTTCTGCAAATTTTTAGCGGCGCACTCTCACGGGAGACTTTCTGAACAATAACAAGTGGCTTGGAGGATGGACGGACATTTTTTGGTCACATCGGAATTTGCATTTAGACACTAtcttgatgtgattttttttttttggggggggggactgccaCTTTAGACGTACGAGGTGTTGTACTCGATGGTTCTTCTCCTCTTGCCGGTCTGGAGCACTTCTCCCacctccagcacttccttggAGCGGCTGCTTCTTCCCAAAGCTTCCTGGAGCTCCACGGTGAGAAACTTGCACACTGCCTCACACAAACCAAAATCTTTTAAAGCAAATTATTGACTAGTGCGAAGTTTAtgctgtaaatatatatatatatatatttttttttttttttttggtggggtgaGGTGATCGAGGGCTTGTGTCCCTGCGACTATAGCGCCACTTAGCGGTTGCCGGCGAAAGATGCGCAAGCGTCTCACCTTCACATTTATTTGGTCGTCTCGCGTCGTCGTCCGCTCGAACAAAAACGCAGAAATGGAGCAAATAAAACGCCGCGACGAGGACAGATTTCATCGTAGTTTGCTGACGCGACCCGGCAGCGGACTACTTTTTCCCGTGGAGCCACATCGCAGGAAGTGGCCAAGCGCAGCCTGCCCAAGTGCACTGCGCATGCGTGTAGGTTCTGCCAGCTTTCGTCGTCTTCGTCAATCCTGCAACACCGCCACCTATCGATGTGGAGGGATGACTGTTTTGGCTTCCaatggaaaatgtttatttttagtaaAACCAAATATAAAAAATACCTTGGATTTTCATATTTGACTAGCATTATTctcaacaataacaataaaaaatatattttgtgtgttttcgcTCCTCACATTTTTATGATTCCATTTCAGATTCACATTTCCCATCTTCATTGTCCaattccaaaaaataataattgtacagtatttaatacGAAAAATacattccaaattttttttctgactataccttcaattaaaaaataaaaaaaggttaacattgtttttccttCACTATATTCAGCTTTGTTGATTCAGCACTTTTATTCAATAAACAGGTGTAAGTCCGtctttattataattattattttttttatgaagtagtttttgtCGGTTTGTATTCCATCTTCGTGCATTACCTGACTGCAGGGGAACCACCCACGCTGACGTCATCGCTTTACACCCGCAGGGCACCAGGGTGCACTCCTCGGCGTGCTCGCAGACGACTCCCAGCCGAACCCCTGCAGGAGGTCACCAGTGCCGGCCCGGGTAAGCGAACTCGCGTGGACTTAAATTATAGaggttgttggatgttttggggagaaACCGGACGGTTCTGCTGGTGTTTAAGTGGGGCGTGGCGCTTAAAAGTTGAAGGGCGAGGTTGTGTTGTTGCAGTCTGTGTCCtacattgcttaaaaaaaacaaaacatgaattgaAATTTTCTGCACAGGactaaaaatcattttgttgttgccaCATTCACTTGTTCATGTAggtgtcaaaacaaaatggctccaACGACCCACAGGTGGATTTCTGCCACCCTAAGTGGAATGTTGACGTTCCTGAACGccacaaacacacgcgcacaccaTTATCTGTAATTTTTCGTCAAACTGGCTCGGCAGGGAACGTAGCACGACCGCCTCCGCGCTCACCAAAGACGCAGTTTTGTCCGCCCGGACGTTGCCGGAACAGGTTTTTGTTCCGACCAACCAATCAGATGAAGGAAAGATCCCAAAATCGGAGATTGGAAATCTGATTTGGACCGACGGGCAAACGATCCAAAATGAGGGAAGTTGGAATGAACTGGATGACCGGAACGTCTCCATCCTCGTATCGTAGGTTTGACGGTCATCATGTCCACCTCGGCCCCCATGAACCTCGTCCGCAAAATCCCCCAACCGCCGACGGCCGTGCTAGGTGAGCCCCCGAGGCGCCGCCCGCCAGTGGGTCGAGTCGCAATCCTGACGCTTTCCTCCATCTCCCGCAGTGGCCGTAAAAGTGCTTTTGTGCATCATCCCAATCGCCCAGATCGCAATGGGTGAGCCACGACCcccccttgccccccccccccccgagtaaCCTCAGCACCTCTCCTGAATGTATTCACCTGAATTACCGCCAGGCGCGGCGCACCTGGACGACTGCCCCCGCCAGCACTACATTCCCGTTTACCTGATCGTGGTGGGCGTGGCCTTGTCGCTGCTGGTGCTTGTGACGGGCCTGCCTTGCGCCCGCGTGCCCAAAGACGGCCCCCCGAACCCCTTCTGCTGGGTCAGCCTGGGCTGGAACTCTCTGCTGGCGGTTTTCCTCGTTTCCTGGTTCGTCGCCGGTGAGTGGCCCAACTGGTCAAGGCCCCGTTGCACTAGCATATGAACAACTCTGCGCACTAGTAGGATTTCCAAACTGTGTCCGTATGGTTTCCTCCAGGCAACGTGTGGATCTACTCCATCTACAAGCCCAACTACCACAAGAACGTCACGAGCGCCGAGCCCTACTGCGACAAAACGCTCTACCTGTTCGCCTTCTGGACCACGACGCTGGTCTACATCGTGGTGGGTCTGTTCGTGGCCCTCGGACTCGTAGTCCTGGTCTGCCTCTACATGTGCGGCCAGGCCGACCCCGACGACTACATCTAGAAGCCCGAAGCCCGAGACCGCCGAGTAATGAGCTGAGTCGCttaattgatcttttctggAGAAGTAACACTTTGTGacaatgttttatatatatattttggtatTATTTTGCTGGTGTGAATCGGGTACAACGTCCCTCATTTATTGGGGTGGCGGGGGTTACATTTCATAAAACACCCGCAATAAATCAAATCTGCAAAGTAGCGACCAATTATTTATTGTATGGAAATGAGCCACGTTTTCAAAGCAGTACTACACGCAGTAACTTTATATTTTAACAAGACCACCAGCATcacatactttattttttttttttaaacataatttacaatcagaataaaaaatatactcatGATGTTTGCTTGATTTTAAGGTATAGCAACAAGACTCTTGGCGGATATTATAATATATTCCTGTTTGTGGCCCGTGATCGGCTGAAGTGGCCGTGACGTTAGCATGCTTTACCCGCCAGGGCGGCGAGGGCTTTGGCGTGGATCGGCTTGTACAGGAGGGCGAAGCTGGACGGGCTCAGGAGGCCTTTGCCCTGGGGGTCCACTTTTCCCATGAGCACGTAGTTTTGCCCTGGAAAGAAacaaaaggggggtggggggggcgatATTATTTGTCGCGGGATGAAAACTGCAACGTAGCTCCGACTTTAGCTTCGACGGGGTGCATAAAACCGGAACGGAACGCGAGGGTGGTGGTATGCACGGTGAGCAGAGAGCAAAGGTAACGTTCACAGAGGTGGGCGCGAATTGCCGCCCCGGTGCCAAAACGATCAGAACCGATTGGATTGCTCAACACGTGGAGCAGGAACCAATTATTAGCCACACCTTTGGTCAGCCCCGGGCATCTCTTGCAGGTGGAGATCAGTTTGACAGTCGCGGCCGGTCCCGCTTTGGTGATCTTCAGTTTTCCCGTCTTATAGGCTTTGATGACAGACACCTCCACTGTGGCGGAACCTCTCGGACCAGGGATCACATTCGTAACCTTTCCTGTAACCACTAAGAGGCGGGAAACGGCGTAGTATGAATTAGGACAGAGTCTGGGAAGCTTGTGACGGCGCCGGTGGCGGGTTTTCGCACTGGCTCACCGAAGTCGTTGGGGCAGAAGCTGGACAGCATCGTTCCGGTCCTCTTGCAGGCTTGCGTGCACAAAGGGTTCAAGGGCAAAGCTGCGGCGCAAAGCAAACAACCTCAGAAGAAAGCAGGCGTCACCGAGCGTTTGCAGGGAGATGCGGCGTCTACTCACGTTTCTTGCTCGGTGCCGGCTTCTTCGGGACCACCTTGCTCACTCCGGGTTTGGGCGTCACTTTAGTTTTAGGAGTAGGTTTGACTTTTGGTTTACTTTTAGGGGTGGGTTTGAGCAGTTTGACGGCTGTCTTGGGAGTGGGCTTGGTCTTGGGTGCAGGCTTGCGTGTCGGTTTGCCGACTTTGGTGACTTTGGGTTTGGGTgaaggttttgttttgggtttgggCGTCTGCTTTTTCCCAGGAACTTTGGGGGTGGGTTTAGTCATTTTGGGTTTAGCAGACGGCTTGCTCGTGGGTTTGCGCGGCGGAGGCTTTATTGGAAGCTTCCCAACTGGTTTCTTTGCTGGTTTCGGAGTGGCTTTAGGCTGTACGCTAGTCTTGGGTTTAGGTGTGGTTTTGACGGGTTTGGCTGTGGCTTTGATGGGTTTGTTTGGCTTCACGACCGGTTTCCGTGTCGCGGAGGGGGTCTCGGATCGATGGATGAAGTCTCCCCCGGCGGTGGGAGTCCGGGATCCTCGGGGCACACTGTTATAGTGCGCCATGAAGCCGTCCGAGGTCACGCTGAGGTCGGAGACGAACTGGACGAGGAGCTGATTTCCATTGGTTACGACCGTCCTGCAAGGATGACGGGAACCAATTGGAAAAATTGCTCCCTGTTAATGCACGTCAGCTAAGTCTCTTATTGGTTGCTTTTCTACAAACACACAGAGAGggtagacccccccccccccgataatTTTACTCATACCAGATCTAGATATGAAATAATTTTCCCTCTAACGTGAACTCACCCGGGTATCCTGTCGCCGCAGAACTTCCCAATTCTCCTGGAGTCATCCCTCTCCCCCCCGTTGAACAGGGCCACGTAGTCATAGCGACAGTACGTGTCCGGTTCCAGGTCCAACTTCTCAAACTTCACCTCGATCACCTGGCGAAGACGCGGCGGCACGCCAACACAAACCGTGACGTTGAATAAATATGAAGCAGGCCGGTGGGGGCGGGGGCTGTTTCCTGAATCCCAGCGCCACGATACAGAGCGGGgcatttacacccccccccccttctccacTGCTTCCTAATTCTTCAATCTAATGGCACACACGAGCGTGCACTCATAAGGAACCCTTTCACCGGAGCGAGAACCTTTCCTGGAGATGGGCCCCCCTTCCGGAGGTATGCTCCCGGGGACGGGCCCGAGCACCCCTTTTACCGCAGCTGCCTACGATTTGTGGAGTTACCTAAACTCGTTTGCCAAACATCCCGTGGTGGGAAGGAATTACACTCCTTCACCTGATCCTAATCTGAATCGGAACTGGCGCTTCAGACCTGAAACAAAGTAACCTCAAAGCATTGAAATCCGGAGGCGTTTGTCTGCTCACGTTGCTCGGCTCGACCGAGATGTACCAGGAGCAGCTGATGCCCGCCGGGTAGTTGGAGTTGGGCCAGTTGGGCGTCTGGACGGATCCCTGGGATTTTGTCAACCGCCCGCCGCAGAACTGATTCTCTGTGGGCGGAAAGGGGAGCGAATCCACATGAAAAATTGCCCATGCGGTGGTGGAACCGCCGCAAAAACGGCGCCACACCTTCCACATGCGGCTTCCCCGCCCGGAAATAGGCCAGAAATCCCCTCCCCCCCGTGGCCTCGTCCGACACCATGTCCAGCATCATGGTGTTGGACGTGGAGATGAGCGCGCCGGGCCGGAACGTCCCGCAGAAGCGGCCCAGCTTCTGAACCAAGCGCGTGTGGCCGTTGTAGACGTCCAAGTAGTCGTAGCGGCAGGTGGGCTCGGCCTCCATGTCGAATAGGCGGAAGGACAGCATGACCACGTGACCTTCTGGGACCTCGGAAGACCACAAAGCGCGCCATTTAGGAACGTGACGACGGGGTACACCAAACAAAAGCGCCGGAAGAAGGATTTGCGACTCACTGTGATGTACCAGCTGCATTTGCTGTTGGCTTTGTAAGGACTGGGGAAACCCTCGCTGGCCACGATGCCCGAATCCACGTCCAGGTGACCCCCACACTTGAAGACGGGCCTGAGGGATTGTAGACGAGCAAAAAATGCCgcattgtttttgtattttgctgcAATAGAGTCAAGCCGCAATTAGCCAGCCGAGTCCCTCCCTGCGAAGACCCGCAGGCATTTGAGACTTGCCCACGTGCGGTCGGGCAGGGGGAGACGATACCTCTCCCCTGACCTTTGACCTTTACTAATAAGGCAACTTTTTGGGGGGACTTTGAAACATTGGATTGCTCGAAGGTTTGCTTCAATTGGGACTAAAACTAACAGGAAGCTTTGCTTTTAAGCGAAGTTACCACGCAGGGCAAAATTGTAGCTTGCCTTTGAAAAAACAAGCCAACCGCATCGTGGGAATGCCGCAGCCTGCAATTTTTGCCAcgtgcgcacacgcacgcacttcGCCGAGCGGCTTTGAACGCCAGGCTGCCACATAGGCAAAAACGGCAAAGGCGTTTGTTGCGGGACCGGGGCGAGCGCTCACCTGGTGTAGTTGGTCTGACTCTGCGCCGCCGTCCATCCCAGCACCGACGCGGAAAGGGCCCACACGGTCCACGCTCTGACCTCCATCCCGCTGGCCTCTGAGATTGGGaaagacggcggcggcggcggctttgAGGAACGGGAAGGAGGGACGAGCAGGGCGGAGGGTGGAGTGCCGGCCGAGGATATTGGAGGTTCATGTGCTGGGATGCTACGTATGACTTTGCgtcacgtgtgtgtgttgttggacAGACTGCTAGTGTTTTTTGTGTGCCTGTGGTTTTTATTACACCCACTGCACGACAGTCAAGCCTTTCATTTGCTTCCCACTGCAGCTGATGTCTTGCAAGTGCTGCGAACCGTTGCGCTGACGGAGGCCCCCTAGCGACTGAGGCGAGGCTGGAAGCGGTTCGGGGCGTTGATGCCGGATCAGCTCGTGAAACAACAACGTGCGCCGGcgattaaaggggaaatccgctactttgcatgaacagtgtattcaatagatcatgtaatatgtaccccatTTTGATAAGGTGatgtgaaatccatccatccattatctaccgcttttctgggtcagttcgcgggggaagtagtttcagcagggttacccggacttccctttccccggccacttgttccagctcttccggagggatcccttggcgttcccgagccagccgagagacaaagtctctccggcgtgtcctgggtcgtcctcggggtgtctttccggcgggacgtgcccggaacacctcaccggggaggcttccgggaggcatccggatcagatgccccagccacctcttccgggtcctctcaatgcggaggagcagcggctccacgctgagcccctccctgatggccgagcttctcaccctatctctaagggagagcccggacaccctgtggaggaaactcacgaagctaggctaaaggcctccgccgccgctgaagctcggctaacggcctcccaggacgtggaagctcggctcgcggcccgccgccggtgCTCGCTCGTCATTCCCGTACTGTACAGAATCCACGCACGCAAGTGGATTTGGTCTGCCTGGTTAGTCCAAACAAGGGcattccttttgtcttttttcggCTGTGGCTGGAAACCACAGCGAGCGCAGCAGCTTCCACAACTCGCTTGTGTCCGAGACGTGCAGAGAATTTAACGgcagagagaaaaataacaATTGCGCTTGAAAGTCCTTTCACAtccttttattgtcattttttttttttttttgtacaaagaaTTTCACAAAAATACGAAGCAAGTGCTGCACACCGAACGGCGACGCCGTGAAGCTGATTATCACATGACCACGACAGCGCCACAGAGTGCCAAAGAGGAGAAagtgatcaattttttttttttgggggggggggggtgagtgggGCCTCTCGGAAAAACACTTTGCTACGCATTCTCTTTCTTTTTAGtgcaccaaaaaacaaaacaaaaaaaacgggcCTGCGTGAatcaacattttaatattttacacaGCTCAGGCCCGGTCGTCCACAGCCCGTTTGCAGCGgatgaatataaaaatatacacatttttacaaaattaaagtCACCTCGTCTTTTTGCCGCACTGTACATTTTGCGTTATTTACACGAGCGGCCGACGCGACGGGGAAGCCGGGGGGAGGTGCCGTTTTGTGAACGTGTCttccaaataaatgaaataaatacgaCCGACGGGAGAGGAGCGCTGACGGCGCCGGTTCCCGCGACGTCTTAACGATAGTCCGGGATTCAGTTTGGAGTCCGAACCCTGAGTGCTGAGAAACGCAGCGGCTGTCTCGGTCGTGGTGATGTCGTCGTGTTCACTTCAGGAAGGCgcacattaaaattaaaagttaTAAAAAGTAGTGCTTTATGAAGTCACTTAGTGACTCATGTCGGACTGCGGCGGTCCAGCTTCGCCGTCCGCCGCCCCCGATGTCGCTCTGAGCTTGTCCGCGGTCACCGCTTGGGCGCTTTCCTGCGTTTGGCCCCCTTCCTCTTGCCCCTCGTCttcctcgtcgtcctcctcgtcgtctTCCTCGGGGGGGCGTTCGTCCATGGCCGCCTCCGACGAGCTTTTCTTGACCTTGGTGGCCCCCCTCTTTGGCGGCTTCAGCACGCTGCACAGTTCCATCTCGTGGATCTCCACGTCGAAGGGAGCGGCGTGGGGGAGCGACGCCGGAGACCTGCAGTCTGCGCAGCCCTGGGATGAGCGCAGAAAAACACATCTGACTCACACGCCCGAGTCCCGAAGTCACTGTGGCAAACGAGTACCGCAGAGCAGGGCACTCACAGAGacgttgatggctctggggaggCGTCCCGTGCGCACCCAAGGGTGCACCTGACTCAGCTCCCTCTTCTGTTCCTCACTGAAGCGAGGCTGATGCTTCTGCATGCTCCTCAGCACCTCGCGGTCCTCACGCAGCACCGCCTCCACGTCCCTGCGGCGCCGGGAAAGGGAGGTGACGGTAaaacccgccgccgccgcgcgaGCGAATTGATCCTTTTTGTCCGACTGCCGTACCTGAGAGGGAGCTGGTAGGTCATCATGACCTTGTCGTCGGCGTTGGCCATCAGCAGCCAAATGGGGTCCTGCAGGACGCACTTGATGAACTGCTCCTCGCCGCCGTCCCCCCCGGCGCCTCCGCCGGCCCCCGCCGGCTGCTTGCGGCCGTGCTCGTTCTCTAATGAGTCGATGCTGCCAAAATATTTGCTGGTGTGGCTGCCTTGGCTGCTACCTTGATGGACACAAATTCAAAAAGCAGGATTTTGATTTCACActtcaaaacatttaaacttaaaaaaaaacaaaaatatggacTCACTGGTGCCGCTGGTGCCAGAGGAGCAGCATCCGTTGGAACCGGAGCCAGACCCCGAGGACCTGGTCCCCGACGACCCCGATCCGGATGCGGCGGAGCCGGTTCCCGATCGCGAGTCTTCCTGCAGCAGCAGGTCCAGCAGGTCGCTGGAAGTCGACATGGCGTCGTTGTTGGACTCGTTGGCTTCCCCCTGCGACGCAAGGACACACGTCGCACGGAGATGATTTTTCGATGTCGCGCGTCTGCGTTCGGGTGGACCGAGATTCTGCAGGGGAACAACGTGCTTACGTTCTCGTTCTCTTTGGCGCCGTCGTCGGCGTTCCTCTGATTAGCCGAGCCCTGCAACCCGGGCGGACCCCCCTGCACGGGGGGCGTGGCTTGCTGCGAGGCCGCCAGCGCGGTGCCGACCTCTAACCGGTTGTTCGGTGACTCCTCCAGCTGCAACAAATTCAGGGGGGAGCTGCATCGGGACTGGAAGAGGGGCGACTCTGCGCCCTCGCGGTCAGCGGGCGTCTGAGTGCAGGACTGGGGAGTGCTGCTGCGAGATGCTGCGCTCGTCCCGGGAATGGAGACCGGGTTGCAAGCGGCCGCGGGGACCGGCGCTGGGGCGGGGGTGGAGCTGGGATAATTGTAGTTTTGACTGAAGAACTGCTGAGATAGTGGCGCCCCCATCTGAGGGAACATGTAATTGGGGAGAACCAAGGCCATCATGGGGGGCACCATCTGGGCAGGGGGGAAACGCGACGGGTCCGGGACCGTTAAAGCCTGAGGGATCGGCGGGTAGACGGGGTAGATGGGAACCATGCCGGGCGCAAACGGCGCCGAGGGAATGCTGGGCTGAGAGCAAACAGACGGCCAGGAGGAGGAGTTGGT comes from Syngnathoides biaculeatus isolate LvHL_M chromosome 21, ASM1980259v1, whole genome shotgun sequence and encodes:
- the LOC133494602 gene encoding transmembrane protein 272-like; translation: MSTSAPMNLVRKIPQPPTAVLVAVKVLLCIIPIAQIAMGAAHLDDCPRQHYIPVYLIVVGVALSLLVLVTGLPCARVPKDGPPNPFCWVSLGWNSLLAVFLVSWFVAGNVWIYSIYKPNYHKNVTSAEPYCDKTLYLFAFWTTTLVYIVVGLFVALGLVVLVCLYMCGQADPDDYI
- the LOC133494598 gene encoding procollagen C-endopeptidase enhancer 2-like, which gives rise to MEVRAWTVWALSASVLGWTAAQSQTNYTRPVFKCGGHLDVDSGIVASEGFPSPYKANSKCSWYITVPEGHVVMLSFRLFDMEAEPTCRYDYLDVYNGHTRLVQKLGRFCGTFRPGALISTSNTMMLDMVSDEATGGRGFLAYFRAGKPHVEENQFCGGRLTKSQGSVQTPNWPNSNYPAGISCSWYISVEPSNVIEVKFEKLDLEPDTYCRYDYVALFNGGERDDSRRIGKFCGDRIPGTVVTNGNQLLVQFVSDLSVTSDGFMAHYNSVPRGSRTPTAGGDFIHRSETPSATRKPVVKPNKPIKATAKPVKTTPKPKTSVQPKATPKPAKKPVGKLPIKPPPRKPTSKPSAKPKMTKPTPKVPGKKQTPKPKTKPSPKPKVTKVGKPTRKPAPKTKPTPKTAVKLLKPTPKSKPKVKPTPKTKVTPKPGVSKVVPKKPAPSKKPLPLNPLCTQACKRTGTMLSSFCPNDFVVTGKVTNVIPGPRGSATVEVSVIKAYKTGKLKITKAGPAATVKLISTCKRCPGLTKGQNYVLMGKVDPQGKGLLSPSSFALLYKPIHAKALAALAGKAC